A single genomic interval of Stieleria maiorica harbors:
- a CDS encoding GEVED domain-containing protein, translated as MKLSFGPKKRRRQSRRRLPLLQALGHRKLLAAGADLAFYEFANHTNVTPELFSVDTHAETLASEINSPLSLGWTGNGQPPNGLALGGAFNETSEPTPAGGQNDYFELTVTPIDGYVLNLARFSMQIRRNDPDSKDSYSVYFDNDPGPGGDNYSTRLASGRITSEDVFESVHVPLEGIPELTGQTTPVTFRVYAWGTVGLNAMRLDNIRVQEVQQTVGESSLAYYGDAGRLVHPLDALGNRIADFSSAGYRNSDQPLPDVTETIDPSRVVTVAPTSGDDMAALQAAIDQVATFSVGLDGYRGVVQLTAGEYQISDQLTILDDGVVLRGVGDGDDPLTSTILRATGTTQRSLILVGQPSGWASGISNTTHNIVDKYVPAGATSLRVDSTANWNVGDPIIVKRPSTAEWIAEIGMDSIPPRSDGGTVNQWEPGGNFDHLYERVITRIEGDRVFFNAPLMSSFQQEFGGGTVFRYTFPRIENVGIENIRGVSDFTSPTDEAHATTFIELQSVRDAWVRNITGQHFVFATVHATSRALRVTVDDAQSLDPVSIITGARRYPFTIDGQFVLMRNLYSENGRHDFVNNSSWRNRGPNVFLDGVAVDSHDSTGPHQRWSSGTLYDTITTDNMIEARNRGNFGSGHGWGGAGMVFWNARADQFIVQNPPTAQNWVIGSTGTLVNETRFGPQPPATIDAHATPIDFGDPLNPTSSLFVAQHNQRMADPSSQTREYVLGDFDLLQFDGSASADALPVDPQWLADVTTLAGGTPIRSSDQTTDGQYVPFSFQYSLATHEVVRSAVLSLGLRGTGTTTSGDAIWIEDVSLARSLASLGITAPLSTTETTTLTVELTGRDLIALQDGRLDVLLGQHSALDWAVLNLSVTELDSFDFGDAPATYPTTLAQDGARHGATGPRLGATRDEESDGVASATADGELDDGVLFGDIKIGHPMAGVNIDLQNADEAKVDAWIDFDRDGIWQPSEQILTAAPVFAGLQTLNYDLPESAPLGQTIARVRLSSVGGWQPTGFAFDGEVEDYAVTVQAAVAPAIESIVINDGQSQRSRVDRLTVTFNGEVETSEDAFTVRDRATDQQVDLSLAIDVQDGKTIATLTFLPGPAVATAATGLHSLRDGNYELTVVGSLVTSGPLAMDDNVTFGDQASDAFFRHYGDTDGDRDVDGQDYGRFGLTFLRSPTDDGFRADLDSDGDNDVDGQDYGRFGTRFLKRLDF; from the coding sequence ATGAAACTTTCATTCGGCCCCAAAAAACGACGTCGCCAATCAAGACGCAGACTCCCGTTGCTGCAAGCATTGGGACACCGGAAACTGCTCGCCGCAGGAGCGGATCTGGCGTTTTACGAGTTTGCCAACCACACCAACGTCACGCCCGAGTTGTTTTCGGTCGACACGCATGCCGAGACGCTCGCCAGCGAGATCAATTCACCGCTCAGCCTGGGGTGGACGGGCAACGGCCAGCCGCCCAACGGCCTCGCACTCGGCGGTGCGTTCAACGAGACCAGCGAACCGACGCCTGCCGGCGGGCAAAACGATTACTTCGAATTGACGGTCACGCCGATCGATGGATACGTGCTGAATCTGGCTCGATTCAGCATGCAAATTCGTCGCAACGACCCGGATTCGAAAGACAGTTATTCGGTCTACTTTGATAACGATCCGGGTCCGGGCGGCGATAATTATTCGACCAGGCTGGCCAGCGGACGGATCACCAGCGAAGACGTTTTTGAATCGGTCCACGTTCCCCTGGAAGGGATCCCAGAATTGACCGGGCAAACAACACCGGTCACGTTTCGCGTGTACGCGTGGGGAACGGTCGGATTGAATGCCATGCGTCTGGACAACATCCGCGTCCAAGAAGTGCAACAGACGGTCGGTGAATCATCGTTGGCGTATTATGGCGACGCCGGCCGATTGGTTCACCCGTTGGACGCTTTGGGCAACCGCATCGCCGACTTTTCATCGGCCGGTTATCGCAACAGCGACCAGCCGCTGCCCGATGTCACCGAAACGATTGATCCGTCACGGGTCGTGACGGTCGCACCGACATCCGGTGACGACATGGCGGCATTGCAAGCGGCGATCGATCAGGTCGCGACCTTTTCCGTCGGCCTCGATGGCTATCGTGGGGTCGTGCAATTGACCGCAGGCGAATATCAAATCAGCGACCAACTGACCATTCTGGACGACGGCGTGGTGCTCCGCGGTGTCGGTGACGGCGACGATCCGCTGACCAGTACGATCCTGCGCGCCACCGGGACGACACAACGCTCGCTGATTCTGGTCGGTCAGCCATCGGGATGGGCGTCGGGCATCTCCAATACGACCCACAACATCGTCGATAAATACGTGCCGGCGGGAGCGACCAGTCTGCGCGTTGATTCGACCGCCAACTGGAACGTCGGTGATCCGATCATCGTCAAACGCCCCAGCACGGCCGAGTGGATTGCAGAGATCGGGATGGACTCGATCCCGCCGCGCAGTGACGGCGGCACGGTGAATCAATGGGAACCGGGCGGGAATTTTGATCACCTGTACGAGCGCGTCATCACACGCATCGAAGGCGATCGCGTGTTCTTCAATGCGCCTTTGATGTCATCGTTCCAGCAGGAGTTTGGCGGCGGCACCGTGTTTCGATACACGTTCCCCCGCATTGAAAACGTCGGCATCGAAAACATTCGCGGCGTCTCGGACTTCACCAGCCCGACCGATGAAGCGCACGCGACGACGTTCATCGAGTTGCAATCGGTCCGAGACGCTTGGGTTCGAAACATCACCGGCCAGCACTTCGTGTTTGCCACCGTTCACGCCACCAGCCGCGCCCTGCGTGTCACCGTGGACGATGCACAAAGTTTGGACCCGGTATCCATCATCACGGGCGCCCGACGATATCCGTTCACGATCGACGGCCAATTCGTCTTGATGCGGAACCTTTATTCGGAAAACGGGCGACACGATTTTGTCAACAATTCGTCATGGCGCAACCGCGGACCGAATGTGTTTCTCGATGGCGTCGCGGTCGACTCCCACGACTCGACCGGACCACACCAACGCTGGTCCTCGGGAACGTTGTATGACACGATCACGACCGACAACATGATCGAAGCTCGCAATCGCGGCAACTTCGGCAGCGGGCACGGCTGGGGTGGCGCGGGGATGGTGTTTTGGAACGCCCGCGCCGATCAATTCATCGTCCAGAACCCACCGACGGCGCAAAACTGGGTGATCGGTTCGACGGGCACGTTGGTCAACGAGACCCGTTTCGGGCCCCAACCCCCGGCAACGATCGACGCCCACGCCACCCCGATCGATTTCGGTGACCCGCTCAACCCGACCAGCAGCCTGTTCGTCGCCCAGCACAATCAACGGATGGCCGACCCGAGCAGCCAAACGCGTGAGTACGTGCTGGGGGATTTCGATTTGCTCCAGTTCGACGGATCGGCGTCCGCCGACGCGCTGCCCGTCGATCCGCAATGGCTCGCCGACGTGACCACCCTGGCCGGCGGGACGCCGATTCGGTCCAGCGACCAGACGACCGACGGCCAGTACGTTCCGTTTAGTTTCCAGTACTCGCTGGCCACTCACGAGGTGGTTCGCTCGGCGGTGTTGTCGCTGGGGCTGCGGGGAACCGGCACAACAACCTCCGGCGACGCGATCTGGATCGAAGACGTCTCGTTGGCACGATCGCTCGCCTCGCTCGGCATCACCGCTCCCTTGTCAACGACCGAGACCACGACGTTGACGGTCGAGTTGACCGGCCGTGATCTGATCGCCTTGCAAGACGGACGGCTGGATGTCTTGCTCGGACAACACAGCGCTCTGGACTGGGCTGTCTTGAACCTGTCGGTCACCGAGCTCGACAGTTTTGATTTCGGTGATGCGCCGGCGACCTATCCCACGACCCTGGCGCAAGACGGAGCACGCCATGGGGCGACGGGTCCGCGGCTGGGCGCGACCCGTGACGAAGAGTCCGATGGCGTCGCATCCGCGACCGCCGACGGCGAATTGGATGATGGCGTGTTGTTCGGTGACATCAAGATCGGTCATCCGATGGCAGGTGTGAACATCGATCTGCAAAACGCGGATGAAGCCAAAGTGGACGCGTGGATCGACTTCGATCGCGACGGGATCTGGCAGCCGAGCGAACAGATCCTTACCGCAGCCCCCGTCTTCGCCGGACTGCAAACACTCAACTACGATCTGCCGGAATCGGCGCCGCTGGGGCAAACCATCGCTCGCGTCCGGCTCAGTTCGGTCGGCGGATGGCAACCGACGGGATTCGCCTTTGATGGCGAAGTCGAAGATTACGCGGTGACCGTTCAAGCCGCCGTCGCCCCGGCGATCGAAAGCATCGTGATCAACGACGGCCAGTCACAACGCTCCCGCGTCGATCGGCTGACGGTGACGTTCAATGGCGAAGTCGAAACGTCCGAAGACGCCTTTACGGTGCGCGACCGCGCAACAGACCAGCAGGTGGATCTGTCGCTTGCGATTGACGTTCAAGACGGAAAGACGATCGCGACGTTGACGTTTTTGCCCGGCCCGGCGGTCGCCACCGCTGCAACCGGCCTCCACTCGCTCCGTGACGGCAATTACGAACTGACCGTCGTCGGCTCCCTCGTCACATCCGGCCCACTGGCCATGGACGACAACGTCACCTTCGGCGACCAAGCATCCGATGCGTTCTTTCGACACTACGGCGACACCGACGGAGACCGTGATGTCGACGGCCAAGATTATGGCCGCTTCGGTTTGACGTTCCTGCGTTCACCGACCGATGACGGCTTCCGCGCCGACCTCGATTCCGATGGAGACAACGATGTCGATGGCCAAGATTACGGTCGCTTCGGCACGCGGTTCCTCAAACGGCTCGATTTTTGA
- the xylB gene encoding xylulokinase yields the protein MSHYLGIDIGTSGTKTLLIDASGKVIAEADATYPMEQPKPGWTQQDPEDWWKATVKTVRAVMRKSGCKPADVKAIGLSGQMHGSVFLDRDDNVIRPALLWNDQRTAAECDEITSAAGGRKRLIKMVANPALTGFQAPKVLWLRNNEKRHFDALAKVLLPKDDIRRRLIGDYVTEVSDASGTLFLDVVKRKWSSALLSKLGLDSDLLPRVVESDEVTGTLTKAAAKTLGLTTDCKVVGGAGDCAAGAVGNGVVKKGVLSTSIGTSGVMFVHSDQPQYDAAGRLHTFCHAVNGAWHMMGVNLTSGGSLQWWVESVLQGLAGMGGKEVYQAATAEARQCPAGSNGLVFLPYLNGERTPHADPHARGAFVGLNLTHTRGSMTRSVMEGITFALRDSLEIIQSLEVPVREIRASGGGSKNPFWRQMQADVFGKKITTLKVEQGPAYGVALLAAVGDGAYKNVQSACKATIEVAEQTPADRKSVAAYNDLFPVYRRLYTDLKDSMQTLAGLQQ from the coding sequence ATGAGTCACTACTTGGGCATCGACATCGGGACCAGCGGCACAAAAACGCTATTAATTGACGCCAGCGGCAAGGTCATCGCCGAAGCCGATGCGACCTATCCGATGGAGCAACCCAAACCGGGTTGGACACAGCAGGACCCCGAGGACTGGTGGAAGGCGACGGTCAAGACGGTGCGTGCGGTGATGCGAAAATCCGGCTGCAAACCGGCCGACGTCAAAGCGATCGGATTGAGCGGCCAGATGCACGGCAGCGTTTTTCTGGACCGCGACGACAACGTCATTCGCCCCGCCCTGCTGTGGAATGACCAGCGGACGGCGGCCGAGTGCGACGAGATCACGTCGGCCGCCGGAGGACGCAAACGGCTGATCAAAATGGTCGCCAACCCCGCGCTGACGGGATTTCAAGCGCCCAAGGTGCTGTGGCTGCGGAACAACGAAAAACGACACTTTGACGCCTTGGCAAAGGTCTTGTTGCCCAAGGACGACATCCGCCGACGCTTGATCGGCGACTACGTGACCGAAGTCAGCGATGCCAGCGGCACGTTGTTTCTGGACGTCGTCAAACGAAAATGGTCCTCCGCCCTGCTGTCGAAACTCGGACTCGATTCGGACCTGTTGCCCCGCGTGGTGGAAAGCGATGAAGTCACCGGGACGCTGACCAAGGCCGCCGCCAAAACACTGGGACTGACCACCGATTGCAAAGTCGTCGGCGGTGCGGGCGATTGTGCCGCCGGGGCGGTCGGCAACGGTGTGGTCAAAAAAGGAGTGCTCAGCACATCGATCGGCACCAGCGGCGTGATGTTCGTCCACAGCGACCAGCCCCAATACGACGCCGCCGGACGACTGCACACGTTTTGTCATGCCGTCAACGGCGCCTGGCACATGATGGGCGTCAACCTGACCAGCGGTGGTTCGTTGCAATGGTGGGTCGAATCGGTCTTGCAGGGGCTCGCCGGCATGGGCGGGAAAGAGGTTTATCAAGCCGCAACGGCCGAAGCCCGGCAATGCCCGGCAGGAAGCAATGGGCTGGTGTTCCTACCGTATCTGAACGGTGAACGAACGCCTCACGCCGACCCACATGCCCGTGGCGCCTTCGTCGGGTTGAACCTGACGCACACACGCGGTTCGATGACCCGCAGCGTGATGGAGGGCATCACGTTTGCCCTGCGTGACAGCTTGGAGATCATCCAATCGTTGGAGGTCCCGGTCAGAGAGATCCGCGCGTCCGGTGGCGGCAGCAAGAACCCGTTCTGGCGTCAAATGCAGGCCGACGTGTTCGGCAAAAAAATCACGACGTTGAAAGTGGAACAAGGACCGGCCTACGGCGTCGCCCTGCTGGCCGCCGTCGGTGACGGGGCCTACAAGAATGTTCAATCCGCCTGCAAAGCGACGATCGAAGTGGCCGAGCAAACACCGGCCGATCGAAAGTCCGTCGCGGCCTACAACGACCTGTTCCCCGTCTACCGCAGACTCTACACTGACCTGAAGGATTCGATGCAGACCTTGGCCGGATTGCAACAGTAA
- a CDS encoding enoyl-CoA hydratase/isomerase family protein encodes MQHVELTIVDQIATLALNRPQVCNALDSALITDLAQALSDVHQERRVSAVLITGKGDHFCSGVDLKAFAKVAELEPIDAQVRWFESWRELTELCETILRFPKPVVAAVDGQAIGAGLAVALAADMIVMSDRAFLTANAAERGLIGGLTAPLLSFRFGAAIAARMLLTGSPIEAAEAYRLGMCCEVVSPDQIWVTASDWAKRCGAAPRESLQATKRMLNEGIGEALLTNLTNGAATGATLCNTESAAEGIRAFVEKRIPQWP; translated from the coding sequence ATGCAGCACGTTGAATTGACGATCGTCGACCAGATCGCGACGTTGGCGCTCAATCGCCCCCAGGTCTGTAACGCGCTCGATTCGGCGCTGATCACCGATCTGGCCCAGGCGCTCTCCGACGTGCACCAGGAGCGACGCGTGTCGGCCGTGTTGATCACCGGCAAAGGCGACCATTTTTGCAGCGGCGTCGATCTGAAGGCCTTCGCGAAAGTCGCCGAACTGGAACCGATCGACGCCCAGGTGCGGTGGTTCGAATCCTGGCGTGAACTGACGGAGTTATGCGAGACGATTTTGCGGTTTCCCAAACCCGTGGTCGCTGCGGTCGACGGGCAAGCGATCGGCGCCGGGCTGGCCGTCGCACTCGCCGCAGACATGATCGTGATGTCCGATCGTGCGTTCTTGACCGCCAACGCGGCCGAACGCGGTTTGATCGGCGGGTTGACCGCACCGCTGCTGTCGTTTCGGTTCGGTGCGGCAATCGCCGCGAGGATGCTGTTGACCGGATCGCCGATCGAGGCCGCCGAAGCGTATCGATTGGGCATGTGCTGCGAAGTCGTCTCGCCCGACCAGATCTGGGTCACCGCCAGCGACTGGGCCAAACGCTGCGGCGCCGCGCCGCGAGAATCGCTGCAAGCGACCAAGCGGATGCTGAACGAAGGGATCGGCGAGGCGCTGCTGACGAACCTGACCAACGGCGCCGCGACCGGCGCGACGCTGTGCAACACCGAATCGGCGGCCGAAGGGATCCGAGCGTTCGTGGAAAAACGGATTCCCCAGTGGCCCTGA
- a CDS encoding class I SAM-dependent methyltransferase, whose product MADSGDPLCRPASEEELSRPLSVVDQAGWLGGSIAGKRVLCLAAGGGRQSSLYAAAGAAVTVVDLSGAMLELDRRVAAERGYRMRVLQTTMEDLSGLADAEFDIVIHPVSTCYVPSVAPVFAEVARVTRPGGLYISQHKQPISLQAGYQRSTDGFPIRHTYYRDTPIPPPDVMSASAKRLREHGAIEFLHRWEDLIGGLCRSGFVIEDLIEPLHAKPNASADSFADRATYIPPYVRIKARRIGTQSTTRPTIITA is encoded by the coding sequence ATGGCCGACAGCGGCGATCCGCTGTGTCGCCCGGCCAGCGAAGAAGAATTGTCGCGTCCGTTGTCGGTCGTCGACCAAGCCGGCTGGCTGGGCGGATCGATCGCCGGAAAACGCGTGCTGTGCCTGGCCGCCGGCGGGGGGCGACAGAGCTCGCTGTACGCCGCCGCCGGCGCGGCAGTGACCGTGGTCGATCTCAGCGGCGCGATGCTGGAACTCGATCGCAGGGTGGCGGCCGAGCGTGGCTATCGGATGCGAGTGCTGCAAACGACGATGGAGGACCTGTCGGGATTGGCCGACGCGGAGTTCGACATCGTGATCCATCCGGTCAGCACGTGCTATGTCCCTTCGGTCGCACCGGTGTTTGCCGAAGTCGCTCGGGTCACACGCCCCGGGGGATTGTACATCAGCCAACACAAACAACCGATCAGTTTGCAGGCGGGCTATCAGCGTTCGACCGATGGTTTCCCGATCCGACACACGTATTACCGCGACACACCGATTCCGCCGCCGGACGTGATGTCGGCGAGTGCCAAACGATTGCGTGAACACGGCGCGATCGAATTCTTGCACCGCTGGGAAGACCTGATCGGCGGACTGTGCCGGTCGGGTTTTGTGATCGAAGACCTGATCGAGCCGCTGCACGCCAAACCGAATGCGTCAGCCGACAGTTTCGCCGATCGAGCGACGTACATCCCACCCTATGTCCGCATCAAGGCAAGAAGGATCGGCACGCAATCCACCACCCGCCCGACCATTATCACCGCGTGA
- a CDS encoding serine/threonine-protein kinase: MALTVDEIATHALSLEDPVERQVYLAAACGDDHSLRKRVDSLLAALESVDDASFLASGLFAPHDKASAPDSSGAGAGSGSDRRRVDDSSGRFELRSKHAVGGLGEVWVAWDRQLGREVALKQMRGEWAGNFNAAARFRREAEITGFLEHPGVVPIYALGQQDDRRPFYAMQFIRGRTLQQVVEEKLNRRLPSPTPSSHDRSPHWYDTDSLRKLLDHFVDVCQTIDYAHSKQVVHRDLKPANIMLGSYGQTLVVDWGLAKWLDPSARPSDSPGTEKEIDQQLEATLSLDHQHDSSVDETRQGTTLGTPRYMSPEQAAGKIDQIGTAADVYCLGATLYFILTGQAPHSGEADLQSTFDRIIEGRFDPPLKIRSQIPKALQAIILKAMATPMPQRYATAGALAEDVQKYLADQPVSVFVDPPIERTLRWARNHRALTAALAVGLLLTFVGTVSGLLVRQEMNRRAMEAARIDAERERKIKFQEQTRRLEAVAASGAAIQRGDAALAESRYADAAALFSVAIDRMENQDALADERQSLIVRRDRMERLGRFHALQRDGEDLVHLSRSTEAAVLLQASLGELGFWDSDTWWEDLPDDDLTALQRDRLRWHVYRILTNLNSLYVTRMAVAMGSDPGGGSPSMLKLIRSYLSSNVGKREARAASELTKRIQTFRRSEAARWLGSIASFRLSGGKRVEPAELGPPRNPADGQQLAIFSLIASVDANYRSWFDNYGTTFMAATDGDPADRAIDVALESLRRVSDNAPDDCWIRLPTAQAYYLKAQRAEAGGDFDTALEYYELARAEYGRCIAIRPDAAFVVADRSTVALRQAVLMRDHPRSDAILHRRAKELLRTSFRDASRAQRLEPNLHWVYWHVGATAAELGQIDTAIEAFFQAVEIGLDLQDTMDGPLVRLDDLRGRAQAIRFAYQGADRIESLTGPDPAAARRASLIASLEYSRGNLDPARVWSAKAIELNADNSRGYQIAGWCALQDQDWETARQHFANAIRLSPDDAVSLIGAARVVEHVESQAPSPAGHPENSDRWYRAAVDAAVSARHRSTAWFGLAKHQLRRGSLDKAYSAIESARTLDPACDVARFIDLSRDQARRLLLRSRETREESEKQALLDQIKALKEFVDQIASMPIASVNQIVDSATDRPPSSLPLLGGDFELPLETYWQIEAAEPSVDAGRQVLGGSLPLAITSDAADSDNACLLIRRAVPSRATGNWRLVQTVPATTAQDYRLSVMVQTIDADRPIAQLVVRHAGKELSRLELSGERGVWTRRTSEFSVPRVESSIEPLEICIEVTDPKLGSVRIDDIELSITN; the protein is encoded by the coding sequence GTGGCCCTGACAGTCGACGAAATCGCGACGCACGCGCTCAGCCTGGAGGACCCGGTCGAGCGGCAGGTCTACTTGGCGGCGGCGTGCGGAGACGACCATTCGTTACGGAAGCGAGTTGATTCTTTGTTGGCGGCTTTGGAATCGGTCGACGACGCCAGCTTCCTGGCCTCGGGCCTGTTCGCCCCGCATGATAAGGCGTCCGCCCCCGACAGCTCCGGGGCAGGTGCAGGCAGCGGTTCCGACCGTCGCCGCGTGGACGATTCCAGCGGTCGATTCGAGCTGCGCAGCAAACACGCCGTCGGCGGACTGGGCGAAGTCTGGGTGGCTTGGGACCGGCAACTCGGTCGCGAGGTGGCGCTCAAACAAATGCGCGGTGAGTGGGCCGGCAATTTCAACGCGGCGGCGCGGTTTCGTCGCGAAGCGGAGATCACGGGATTCTTGGAACACCCGGGCGTCGTCCCGATCTATGCGTTGGGGCAACAGGACGACCGCCGCCCGTTCTACGCCATGCAGTTCATCCGCGGACGCACGCTTCAACAGGTCGTCGAAGAAAAACTCAATCGACGCCTCCCGTCCCCGACGCCGTCGTCGCACGATCGATCGCCGCATTGGTACGACACCGACTCCTTGCGGAAACTGCTCGACCACTTTGTCGACGTCTGCCAAACGATCGACTACGCGCACAGCAAGCAGGTCGTTCATCGCGATTTGAAACCGGCCAACATCATGCTGGGGTCCTATGGGCAAACGTTGGTCGTCGACTGGGGGTTGGCCAAATGGCTGGACCCTTCGGCGCGTCCGAGCGATTCGCCGGGAACCGAAAAGGAGATCGACCAACAGCTCGAAGCCACGCTCTCGCTAGATCACCAACATGATTCCTCCGTCGATGAAACCCGCCAGGGCACCACGCTCGGCACGCCCCGCTACATGAGTCCCGAACAGGCGGCCGGAAAGATCGACCAGATCGGGACGGCTGCCGACGTGTATTGCCTGGGCGCGACACTGTATTTCATCCTGACCGGACAAGCCCCCCACTCCGGTGAAGCCGACCTGCAGTCGACGTTCGACCGCATCATTGAAGGCCGGTTCGATCCGCCGCTGAAGATTCGCTCCCAGATCCCCAAGGCCCTGCAAGCGATCATCCTGAAGGCGATGGCCACGCCGATGCCCCAACGCTACGCCACCGCGGGCGCGCTTGCCGAAGACGTGCAAAAGTATCTGGCCGATCAACCGGTCAGCGTGTTCGTCGATCCGCCGATCGAACGCACCTTGCGTTGGGCACGCAATCACCGTGCGCTCACCGCGGCGCTGGCGGTCGGATTGTTGCTGACGTTCGTCGGAACCGTTTCCGGTTTGTTGGTGCGACAGGAAATGAACCGACGGGCGATGGAAGCGGCGCGGATCGATGCCGAACGAGAACGCAAGATCAAATTTCAAGAACAGACGCGGCGGCTGGAAGCCGTCGCCGCGTCGGGCGCCGCGATCCAACGCGGCGACGCGGCGCTGGCGGAAAGCCGCTATGCCGATGCCGCGGCCCTGTTCAGTGTCGCCATCGATCGGATGGAGAACCAGGACGCGTTGGCCGACGAGCGCCAGTCGTTGATCGTCCGCCGCGATCGGATGGAACGGTTGGGACGATTCCATGCGCTCCAACGCGACGGCGAAGATCTGGTCCACCTGTCGCGATCGACCGAAGCCGCGGTGCTGTTGCAAGCGTCCTTGGGTGAGCTGGGTTTTTGGGACAGTGACACCTGGTGGGAAGACTTGCCCGATGACGATCTGACGGCACTGCAACGGGACCGGCTGCGTTGGCACGTCTATCGTATCCTGACCAACCTGAACTCGTTGTACGTGACCCGAATGGCGGTCGCGATGGGCAGCGATCCCGGTGGCGGATCGCCGAGCATGCTGAAATTGATCCGCAGCTATCTGTCATCGAATGTCGGCAAACGGGAAGCGCGGGCGGCGTCGGAGTTGACCAAGCGGATCCAAACGTTTCGCCGCAGCGAAGCGGCACGATGGCTGGGCAGCATCGCCTCCTTTCGGCTCAGCGGCGGCAAACGCGTGGAACCGGCCGAACTGGGTCCGCCCCGCAATCCAGCCGATGGCCAGCAGTTGGCCATTTTCAGTTTGATCGCCAGCGTCGATGCCAACTACCGATCCTGGTTCGACAACTACGGCACGACGTTCATGGCGGCGACCGATGGCGATCCCGCTGACCGGGCGATCGACGTCGCGTTGGAATCGCTGCGACGCGTTTCCGATAACGCACCGGATGATTGCTGGATCCGTCTGCCCACCGCCCAGGCCTATTACTTGAAGGCCCAGCGGGCCGAGGCGGGCGGCGATTTTGACACCGCGCTTGAGTACTACGAATTGGCGCGTGCCGAGTACGGACGCTGCATCGCGATCCGCCCCGACGCCGCATTCGTCGTCGCCGATCGCTCCACCGTCGCGCTCCGTCAAGCCGTCTTGATGCGCGACCATCCCCGGTCCGACGCAATCCTCCACCGCCGCGCAAAGGAACTGTTGCGGACCAGCTTTCGCGATGCCAGCCGGGCCCAGCGACTCGAGCCGAACTTGCACTGGGTGTACTGGCACGTCGGGGCGACCGCCGCAGAACTCGGACAGATCGACACCGCCATCGAAGCCTTTTTCCAGGCCGTCGAGATCGGACTGGACCTGCAAGACACGATGGACGGCCCCCTGGTGCGATTGGACGATCTTCGCGGACGCGCTCAAGCGATCCGATTCGCCTACCAAGGGGCGGATCGGATCGAGAGTCTGACCGGACCCGATCCTGCCGCCGCGAGACGAGCGTCTCTGATCGCATCACTGGAATACTCCCGTGGCAACCTGGATCCAGCGAGGGTCTGGTCGGCCAAAGCGATCGAGTTGAATGCCGACAATTCACGCGGTTATCAGATCGCCGGATGGTGTGCCTTGCAGGACCAGGATTGGGAAACGGCCCGACAACATTTTGCAAACGCGATTCGGCTTTCCCCCGACGACGCGGTCTCCCTGATCGGCGCCGCCCGGGTCGTGGAGCACGTCGAATCACAGGCACCGTCACCTGCGGGGCATCCGGAGAATTCCGATCGCTGGTACCGTGCGGCCGTCGACGCCGCCGTCTCGGCGCGACACCGTTCGACGGCTTGGTTCGGGTTGGCCAAACACCAGTTGCGTCGCGGATCGCTGGACAAAGCGTATTCGGCGATCGAATCTGCCCGCACACTTGATCCGGCTTGCGACGTGGCCCGGTTCATCGATCTGTCGCGCGACCAGGCCCGGCGTTTACTGTTGCGTTCCCGTGAGACGCGCGAGGAAAGCGAGAAGCAGGCGCTGCTGGATCAGATCAAGGCGCTCAAGGAGTTTGTCGATCAAATCGCTTCGATGCCGATCGCCTCGGTCAACCAAATCGTCGATTCGGCGACCGATCGTCCCCCGTCATCCCTGCCGCTACTCGGTGGCGATTTTGAATTGCCGTTGGAAACCTATTGGCAAATCGAAGCGGCCGAACCCTCCGTGGATGCCGGTCGTCAAGTGCTTGGCGGCAGCCTTCCGCTAGCCATCACGTCCGACGCAGCAGACTCTGACAACGCGTGTTTGTTGATCCGCCGGGCCGTCCCCTCACGGGCAACCGGCAATTGGCGACTGGTCCAAACCGTGCCCGCGACAACAGCGCAGGATTACCGTCTTTCAGTGATGGTTCAAACGATCGACGCCGATCGACCGATCGCACAACTGGTCGTTCGTCACGCCGGGAAGGAGCTGAGCCGTTTGGAATTATCCGGCGAACGCGGCGTCTGGACTCGACGAACGAGCGAGTTTTCTGTCCCGCGCGTGGAATCGTCGATCGAACCGCTGGAAATTTGCATTGAAGTCACCGACCCGAAACTCGGAAGTGTGCGGATCGACGACATCGAACTTTCGATCACAAACTGA